From one Lotus japonicus ecotype B-129 chromosome 3, LjGifu_v1.2 genomic stretch:
- the LOC130745461 gene encoding PAP-specific phosphatase HAL2-like, producing the protein MGEEDNYARELEVAVRVVHVACALCGRVQERLLATSNDHVVSKDDDSPVTVADLSVQATVSWLLSEIFGVQNVSIVAEEDTETFSKDDSAGLLEAVVNTVNESLAFASKYGLQSPERTLGTSEVLEAIGRCNSTGGPGGRHWVLDPVDGTLGFVRGDQYAVALALIEDGKVVLGVLGCPNYPVKTEWLNYHYQYHQTTSQSSPTTPDAWGKGCVLYARRGSGEAWLQSLIPGDKMLEWPNFARPIQVSSTDDPALATLCEPVERANSNHSFTAGLAHTVGLRKQPLRVHSMVKYAAIARGDAEIFMKFAKCGYKEKIWDHAAGVVIVEEAGGVVTDAGGRPLDFSKGMYLEGLDRGIIACSGVTLHEKLISAVYASWDSSNL; encoded by the exons ATGGGAGAAGAAGACAACTACGCCAGGGAATTGGAGGTGGCCGTTAGGGTTGTTCACGTGGCGTGTGCTCTCTGTGGGAGGGTGCAAGAGAGGCTCCTTGCGACCAGCAATGATCACGTTGTGTCTAAGGATGATGATTCTCCTGTTACCGTTGCAG ACTTGAGTGTTCAAGCAACTGTTAGTTGGCTGCTATCAGAAATTTTTGGGGTTCAAAATGTGTCAATTGTTGCTGAAGAAGATACAGAAACTTTCTCCAAGGATGATTCAGCAGGCTTACTGGAAGCTGTCGTGAATACTGTCAATGAGTCTTTAGCCTTTGCATCCAAGTATGGTCTTCAAAGTCCAGAGAGGACACTTGGAACATCGGAAGTCCTTGAGGCCATTGGCCGCTGCAACTCAACAGGAGGCCCCGGTGGAAGACATTGGGTACTTGACCCTGTTGATGGCACATTAGGATTTGTACGTGGGGATCAGTATGCTGTTGCTCTAGCTCTTATTGAGGATGGAAAAGTTGTTCTCGGAGTTCTTGGGTGCCCCAATTACCCTGTGAAGACAGAATGGCTAAACTATCATTACCAGTATCATCAAACAACATCACAATCATCTCCAACAACTCCTGATGCATGGGGAAAAGGATGTGTTTTGTATGCAAGGAGAGGCAGTGGTGAGGCATGGTTGCAGTCATTAATTCCTGGTGATAAGATGCTAGAATGGCCAAATTTTGCTAGACCTATTCAGGTTTCCTCCACAGATGATCCTGCATTGGCAACTCTATGTGAACCAGTGGAACGGGCAAACTCGAACCATTCCTTCACAGCTGGTCTTGCTCACACGGTGGGACTTAG AAAACAGCCTTTACGCGTCCACAGCATGGTAAAATATGCAGCTATAGCCCGGGGAGACGCTGAGATATTCATGAAATTTGCAAAATGTGGTTACAAGGAGAAGATATGGGATCATGCTGCCGGTGTTGTGATTGTTGAAGAGGCTGGTGGTGTGGTAACTGATGCCGGAGGTCGCCCTCTGGACTTTTCGAAGGGAATGTACTTAGAGGGTCTTGACAGGGGCATAATTGCATGCTCTGGTGTCACGTTGCATGAAAAATTGATCAGTGCTGTTTATGCTAGCTGGGACTCCTCAAATTTATGA